One Sagittula stellata E-37 genomic window carries:
- the mutL gene encoding DNA mismatch repair endonuclease MutL produces MNTHDPNMRPVIRQLDDAAVNRIAAGEVVERPASAVKELVENAIDAGARRVGIEIADGGKTLIRVTDDGCGMTGAELPLALSRHATSKIDGTDLLDIHSFGFRGEALPSLGAVGRLSLQSRVRGESGVELSVEGGVMSAVKPCALNGGTVVTLRDLFYATPARLKFLRTDRAETQAISDTVKRLAMAEPAVGFTLRDVSGGGDRVTFRVEPETGDLFDALRGRLTRIMGAEFTDNALAVEAEREGFRLTGYAALPTYSRGTAVAQYLFVNGRPVRDKMLIGALRGAYHDFLSRERHPAVALFVDCDPHKVDVNVHPAKSEVRFRDPGVVRGLIVSTLRHALAEAGHRASSTVAAATLGAMRPEAGPAYAPNAPLGAGPEPVSGPRVYQMDRPSLGARAAAYRAQAPAPGFADLGESYSGRVVETAPVAEAPAEDVTRRPLGAARGQVHENYIIAQTEDGVVIVDQHAAHERLVYEKLKRQMAENGVPAQALLIPDVVDLSADDAARLLAVADDLSRMGLTVEPFGAGAIAVRETPAILGEVDSQGLIRDILDELDDMGETSLVQEKIEAILSRVACHGSIRSGRVMRAEEMNALLREMEATPHSGQCNHGRPTYVELKLSDIERLFGRT; encoded by the coding sequence ATGAACACCCATGACCCCAATATGCGCCCGGTTATCCGACAACTCGACGACGCGGCTGTCAACCGTATCGCGGCGGGCGAGGTGGTCGAACGCCCGGCGTCCGCGGTCAAGGAACTGGTGGAAAACGCCATAGACGCGGGTGCGCGCCGGGTGGGAATCGAGATCGCGGATGGCGGCAAGACCCTGATCCGGGTCACCGACGACGGCTGCGGGATGACCGGTGCGGAGCTGCCCCTTGCCCTGTCGCGCCACGCCACGTCGAAGATCGACGGCACCGACCTGCTGGACATCCACTCCTTCGGTTTCCGGGGCGAGGCGCTGCCCTCGCTCGGCGCGGTCGGGCGGCTGTCTCTGCAAAGCCGGGTGCGCGGAGAGTCGGGCGTCGAGCTCTCGGTCGAGGGGGGCGTGATGAGCGCGGTGAAACCCTGCGCGCTGAACGGCGGCACGGTGGTCACGCTGCGCGACCTGTTCTACGCCACCCCCGCGCGCCTGAAGTTCCTGCGCACCGACCGGGCGGAGACGCAGGCGATCTCCGACACCGTCAAGCGTCTGGCGATGGCGGAACCGGCGGTGGGCTTCACCCTGCGCGACGTGTCCGGCGGGGGCGATCGCGTCACCTTCCGGGTAGAGCCGGAGACCGGCGACCTTTTCGATGCGCTGCGCGGGCGGCTGACGCGGATCATGGGGGCGGAGTTCACCGACAACGCGCTGGCCGTCGAAGCGGAACGCGAAGGCTTCCGCCTGACGGGCTATGCCGCACTGCCCACCTATTCGCGCGGTACGGCGGTGGCGCAGTACCTGTTCGTCAACGGGCGGCCCGTCCGCGACAAGATGCTGATCGGCGCCCTGCGCGGTGCGTACCACGACTTCCTGTCGCGCGAACGGCACCCGGCGGTGGCGCTTTTCGTCGATTGCGACCCGCACAAGGTGGACGTGAACGTGCACCCGGCGAAGTCCGAAGTCCGGTTCCGCGATCCCGGCGTGGTGCGCGGGTTGATCGTGTCCACCCTTCGGCACGCGTTGGCAGAGGCGGGGCACCGGGCGTCGTCCACCGTTGCGGCGGCGACGCTGGGGGCGATGCGGCCCGAGGCCGGACCGGCCTACGCGCCGAACGCCCCGCTTGGCGCCGGACCGGAGCCGGTGAGCGGTCCGCGCGTCTACCAGATGGACCGCCCTTCGCTGGGCGCGCGCGCGGCGGCCTACAGGGCGCAGGCGCCCGCACCGGGGTTTGCCGATCTGGGCGAAAGCTACTCGGGCCGCGTGGTCGAGACGGCGCCGGTCGCCGAGGCCCCCGCAGAAGACGTGACCCGCCGTCCACTGGGCGCGGCGCGCGGGCAGGTGCACGAGAACTACATCATCGCCCAGACCGAGGACGGCGTGGTGATCGTCGACCAGCACGCGGCGCACGAACGGCTGGTCTACGAAAAGCTCAAACGCCAGATGGCGGAGAACGGCGTGCCCGCGCAGGCGTTGCTGATCCCCGACGTGGTCGACCTGTCGGCGGATGACGCGGCGCGGCTGCTTGCGGTGGCCGACGACCTGTCGCGCATGGGTCTGACGGTGGAACCCTTCGGTGCGGGCGCCATCGCGGTGCGCGAAACGCCCGCGATCCTTGGCGAAGTGGACAGCCAGGGCCTGATCCGCGACATCCTCGACGAACTCGATGACATGGGTGAGACCTCTCTCGTGCAGGAGAAGATCGAGGCGATCCTGAGCCGGGTGGCCTGCCACGGCTCCATCCGGTCCGGCCGCGTCATGCGCGCCGAAGAGATGAACGCGCTCCTGCGCGAGATGGAGGCGACGCCGCACTCCGGCCAGTGCAACCATGGCCGCCCGACCTATGTCGAACTGAAGCTGTCCGATATCGAACGGTTGTTCGGGCGCACATGA
- a CDS encoding ABC transporter permease subunit, with protein sequence MIDEAANRRNAALMIALLVAAVYFAIRTALMLAQTGLETPALPVHVAGLVATLGGFLALLNKSDPDQRRAFLGNAIIGLPYFWLLALFLVPFLIVLKISLSDVALARPPYMPQLDLSGGWTALMDFLSQLDFENFVFLTSDDLYWKAYLSSLQIALIATFATLLVGYPMAYGMARAPKEWQATLLMLVILPFWTSFLIRVYSLMGILGNEGLLNQFLLWTGLISTPLQILNTKIAVYIGIVYTYLPFMILPIYAALEKMDESLLEAAEDLGCSRLEAFWLVTFPLSRGGIVAGCFLVFIPTIGEFVIPSLLGGSGTLMIGKVLWEEFFNNRDWPVASAVAVILLLILIIPIVLFQRSEERARQAGK encoded by the coding sequence GTGATCGACGAGGCCGCCAACCGGCGCAATGCCGCGCTGATGATCGCGCTCCTCGTCGCCGCGGTCTACTTCGCCATACGCACCGCGCTGATGCTGGCCCAAACAGGGCTCGAAACGCCCGCCCTGCCGGTGCATGTCGCCGGGCTCGTCGCCACGCTGGGCGGTTTCCTCGCGCTCCTGAACAAGAGCGATCCGGACCAGCGCCGCGCCTTCCTCGGAAATGCCATCATCGGGCTGCCGTACTTCTGGCTGCTCGCCCTGTTCCTCGTGCCCTTCCTGATCGTCCTGAAGATCTCGCTCTCGGACGTGGCGCTGGCCCGCCCGCCCTACATGCCGCAGCTGGACCTTTCCGGCGGCTGGACGGCACTCATGGACTTCCTGTCGCAGCTCGACTTCGAGAACTTCGTCTTCCTGACCAGCGACGACCTCTACTGGAAAGCCTACCTCAGCTCGCTCCAGATCGCCCTGATCGCCACCTTCGCCACCCTGCTGGTCGGCTACCCGATGGCCTACGGCATGGCGCGCGCCCCGAAGGAATGGCAGGCCACGCTGCTGATGCTGGTCATCCTGCCGTTCTGGACGTCCTTCCTGATCCGCGTCTACTCGCTGATGGGCATCCTCGGGAACGAGGGGCTGCTGAACCAGTTCCTGCTCTGGACCGGCCTCATCTCGACGCCGCTGCAGATCCTGAACACCAAGATCGCGGTCTACATCGGCATCGTCTACACCTACCTGCCGTTCATGATCCTGCCGATCTACGCGGCGCTGGAGAAGATGGACGAAAGCCTGCTCGAAGCCGCCGAAGACCTCGGCTGCTCGCGGCTCGAAGCCTTCTGGCTCGTCACCTTCCCGCTCTCGCGCGGCGGCATCGTGGCCGGCTGCTTCCTCGTCTTCATCCCCACCATCGGCGAATTCGTCATCCCCTCGCTGCTCGGCGGCTCCGGCACGCTGATGATCGGCAAGGTGCTGTGGGAGGAGTTCTTCAACAACCGCGACTGGCCCGTGGCCTCCGCGGTGGCGGTCATCCTTCTGCTGATCCTGATCATTCCGATCGTCCTCTTCCAGCGCTCCGAGGAACGCGCAAGGCAGGCCGGGAAATGA
- a CDS encoding STAS/SEC14 domain-containing protein, whose protein sequence is MITVTPLPPKGHYEVRMSGRIREDDYEDRLIPALDKAIEEHDRIRVLTIIEDDAEFSIGAMLDDAELGMRHWKGFDRVAVVGKPGWMMRLVRGFSPVMPCPVRTFAPGQEDDARRWLQESLGAMHQTDLGDGVLHVQLVGKLDPAVMEEEERDMDAFVRANPRFRLLLDLTEFDGWQGLAALNQHFRIARNHYDLIDKAAVVGKASWQKLAARGLGRLSGAEVKHFDPDDLDAAKTWIKS, encoded by the coding sequence ATGATCACCGTTACCCCCCTGCCCCCCAAAGGCCACTACGAAGTCCGCATGTCCGGCCGCATCCGCGAGGACGACTACGAGGACCGGCTCATTCCCGCGCTCGACAAGGCGATCGAGGAACACGACCGCATCCGCGTCCTGACGATCATCGAGGACGACGCCGAGTTCTCCATCGGCGCCATGCTCGACGACGCGGAACTCGGGATGCGCCACTGGAAAGGTTTCGACCGCGTCGCGGTCGTGGGCAAGCCCGGCTGGATGATGCGCCTTGTGCGCGGCTTCTCCCCCGTCATGCCCTGCCCGGTCCGCACCTTCGCCCCCGGACAGGAGGACGACGCGCGCCGCTGGCTGCAGGAATCGCTCGGCGCCATGCACCAGACCGACCTCGGAGACGGCGTGCTGCACGTCCAGCTCGTCGGCAAGCTCGACCCGGCGGTGATGGAGGAGGAAGAGCGCGACATGGACGCCTTCGTCCGGGCCAACCCCCGTTTCCGGCTGCTGCTCGACCTGACGGAATTCGACGGCTGGCAGGGACTCGCCGCGCTGAACCAGCACTTCCGGATCGCCCGCAATCACTACGACCTGATCGACAAGGCCGCTGTCGTGGGCAAGGCCTCCTGGCAGAAACTGGCGGCGCGCGGCCTCGGCCGCCTCTCGGGGGCAGAGGTCAAACACTTCGACCCGGACGATCTCGACGCGGCCAAGACCTGGATCAAGTCCTGA
- a CDS encoding polyamine ABC transporter substrate-binding protein, whose translation MTKTPMTTLASLTASAALLATMAAAEEVRVYNWSDYIDESLLEKFEQETGIDLIYDVFDSNELLETKMLAGNSGYDVVVPTGTFLQRQIAAGAFQKLDKEQLPNLDNMWGTIEERTAKYDPGNEYAINYMWGTTGIGVNVPKVKELLGEDAPLDSWDLVFKPENMEKLAECGVHFLDAPAEMLPAALNYIGEDPDSHDPDVIAKAGDVYAPIRPYIQKFHSSEYINALANGEICVAVGWSGDVLQARDRAAEADNGVEVAYIIPKEGAQMWFDMMAVPVDAPNPDGAMKFLNFIMDPENMAAASNYVYYANGNKASQEFLNEDVIDDTAIYPDEETLNNTYTTTPYDPKVQRVVTRLWTSIKSGT comes from the coding sequence ATGACCAAGACCCCTATGACGACCCTGGCGAGCCTGACCGCCTCCGCGGCGCTGCTGGCCACCATGGCTGCCGCCGAAGAGGTGCGTGTCTACAACTGGTCGGACTACATCGACGAGAGCCTGCTCGAGAAATTCGAACAGGAAACCGGCATCGACCTGATCTACGACGTTTTCGACTCCAACGAACTCTTGGAGACCAAGATGCTGGCCGGCAACTCCGGCTATGACGTGGTGGTGCCCACCGGCACCTTCCTGCAGCGCCAGATCGCTGCCGGCGCCTTCCAGAAGCTCGACAAGGAGCAGCTCCCCAACCTCGACAACATGTGGGGCACCATCGAGGAGCGCACGGCGAAATACGACCCCGGCAACGAATACGCCATCAACTACATGTGGGGCACCACCGGCATCGGCGTGAACGTCCCCAAGGTCAAGGAACTGCTGGGCGAGGACGCCCCGCTCGACAGCTGGGACCTGGTGTTCAAGCCGGAGAACATGGAAAAGCTCGCCGAATGCGGCGTACATTTCCTCGACGCCCCGGCCGAGATGCTGCCCGCCGCGCTGAACTACATCGGCGAGGACCCGGACAGCCATGATCCGGACGTGATCGCCAAGGCCGGAGATGTCTACGCCCCGATCCGCCCCTACATCCAGAAGTTCCACTCGTCCGAGTACATCAACGCGCTGGCCAACGGCGAGATCTGCGTGGCCGTCGGCTGGTCCGGCGACGTGCTTCAGGCCCGCGATCGCGCCGCGGAGGCCGACAACGGTGTCGAAGTGGCCTACATCATCCCGAAGGAAGGCGCGCAGATGTGGTTCGACATGATGGCGGTTCCGGTCGACGCCCCGAACCCGGACGGCGCGATGAAGTTCCTGAACTTCATCATGGACCCCGAGAACATGGCCGCGGCGTCGAACTACGTCTACTACGCCAACGGCAACAAGGCTTCGCAGGAGTTCCTGAACGAGGACGTGATCGACGACACCGCGATCTATCCGGACGAGGAAACGCTGAACAACACCTACACGACCACGCCCTACGATCCGAAGGTGCAGCGCGTGGTCACGCGCCTGTGGACCTCGATCAAGTCCGGCACCTGA
- a CDS encoding GntR family transcriptional regulator yields the protein MVTKAADIRDGAGLPAHEQVYRALREMVLFGALAPGEPVTIQGLVERMDAGMTPVREALRRLTAEGALAALGNRRIMVPVLDAAAVADLTEARLTIETRLARRAAERIAPEAVTALAGIDALLDQAIARGDVEAYLRGNFAFHAALNAEACAPILSALTEGLWLRFGPSLRVVCGQTGTRNLPDRHKDLLKALLARDAGAAADAMAGDVRQGMELIAQSL from the coding sequence GTGGTGACGAAAGCGGCAGACATACGCGACGGCGCGGGCCTTCCGGCGCATGAACAGGTCTACCGCGCCCTGCGCGAGATGGTGCTGTTCGGGGCCTTGGCCCCCGGCGAGCCGGTGACCATTCAGGGGCTGGTGGAGCGGATGGACGCGGGCATGACGCCGGTGCGCGAAGCCCTGCGCCGCCTGACCGCGGAGGGCGCGCTGGCCGCGCTCGGCAACCGGCGAATCATGGTTCCGGTGCTGGATGCGGCGGCGGTGGCCGACCTGACGGAAGCGCGGCTGACCATAGAGACGCGGCTGGCCCGGCGCGCGGCGGAACGGATCGCGCCGGAGGCGGTGACGGCGCTGGCCGGGATCGACGCCCTTCTGGATCAGGCCATCGCGCGTGGCGATGTGGAGGCCTACCTGCGCGGCAATTTCGCCTTCCACGCGGCGCTGAACGCCGAGGCCTGCGCGCCGATCCTGTCGGCGCTGACGGAAGGGCTGTGGCTGCGATTCGGCCCGTCGCTGCGGGTGGTCTGCGGCCAGACCGGCACCCGCAACCTGCCGGATCGGCACAAGGATCTACTGAAGGCGCTTCTGGCGCGCGACGCGGGCGCGGCCGCCGACGCGATGGCGGGCGATGTGCGGCAGGGCATGGAGCTGATCGCGCAGAGCCTTTGA
- a CDS encoding rhodanese-like domain-containing protein, producing MKTETTDGATFETWTPDEVETAMKNGEIVLIDVRTPQEYMFEHIEGALLMPMAFFRADALPGQSEKRIVFHCGSGVRSEKVSRAAIATGVKTIAHMEGGFGAWKQAKKAYTGTDMGSGAPKSVPAG from the coding sequence ATGAAAACCGAAACGACAGACGGCGCCACCTTCGAGACATGGACCCCGGACGAGGTCGAGACCGCGATGAAGAACGGCGAAATCGTCCTGATCGACGTCCGCACCCCGCAGGAATACATGTTCGAACACATCGAAGGGGCGCTGCTGATGCCGATGGCCTTCTTCCGGGCCGACGCACTGCCCGGCCAGTCCGAAAAGCGCATCGTGTTCCACTGCGGCTCCGGCGTGCGGTCCGAGAAGGTCAGCCGCGCCGCCATCGCGACCGGCGTGAAGACCATCGCCCACATGGAAGGCGGCTTCGGCGCCTGGAAGCAGGCGAAGAAGGCCTACACCGGCACCGACATGGGCTCCGGCGCCCCCAAGAGCGTCCCCGCCGGCTGA
- a CDS encoding TOBE domain-containing protein, protein MPEPDTPEAEAALQEAAEDHARRPQPNELGQKLHDKVLAPIVGKWLEEPQKALPLPDAPAPTGTTAEPASAPAAQATAQATAQATVPAAPATDVPPGGLAITWAEGQPKLIAVNGPEDKAGQKVVLSLRPEKISISKTRPDAVNVLKGKVIDIAYLGNISTYHVQLAGGLMVKAQATNNRRVANRDITWEDEVYLSFTPTAGVVLEDDT, encoded by the coding sequence ATGCCGGAACCCGACACGCCGGAGGCCGAGGCCGCCCTGCAGGAAGCGGCAGAAGATCACGCCCGCCGCCCGCAGCCCAACGAACTGGGCCAGAAACTGCACGACAAGGTGCTGGCCCCCATCGTCGGCAAGTGGCTGGAAGAACCGCAGAAGGCCCTTCCCCTGCCCGACGCCCCGGCCCCGACGGGCACCACCGCCGAACCCGCGTCCGCCCCGGCGGCACAGGCAACCGCACAGGCGACCGCTCAGGCGACAGTCCCGGCCGCGCCGGCGACCGACGTGCCGCCCGGCGGCCTCGCCATCACCTGGGCGGAAGGCCAACCCAAGCTGATCGCCGTCAATGGACCCGAGGACAAGGCCGGCCAGAAGGTCGTCCTCTCGCTCCGCCCCGAAAAGATCTCGATCTCCAAGACCCGCCCCGACGCTGTGAACGTGCTGAAGGGCAAGGTGATCGACATCGCCTACCTCGGCAACATCTCCACCTACCACGTCCAGCTAGCGGGCGGGCTGATGGTCAAGGCGCAGGCCACCAACAACCGCCGTGTCGCCAACCGCGACATCACCTGGGAGGACGAGGTCTACCTCTCCTTCACCCCCACCGCGGGCGTCGTGCTGGAGGATGACACGTGA
- a CDS encoding MBL fold metallo-hydrolase translates to MFTRTSPSNGSGSPEVTGFYDADTGSVMYVAADPATRQAALIDVVLDFDAPAARTRTDSAQQVLDFVKEKGLTVAWILDTHPHADHLMASAWLKEQTGAPTAIGEKVREIAVLWRELYNLPDAFDPDRDFDRLFADGDTFRLGDIEVRVMLSPGHTLGSVTYVMGDAAFVHDTFMHVDSGTSRADFPGGSSKDLWNSLQAILSLPDDTRLNVGHDYPPVDGREDPAWEATVAEHRAHNKHIGGNVTEAEYRKLRDERDATLSLPDRMLHALQVNLRGGRLPAAEADGNRYFKIPANRF, encoded by the coding sequence ATGTTCACCCGGACCAGCCCATCGAACGGCAGCGGTTCGCCCGAGGTCACAGGCTTCTACGATGCCGACACCGGCTCTGTCATGTACGTGGCCGCCGATCCGGCGACGCGGCAGGCCGCGCTGATCGACGTGGTGCTCGATTTCGATGCGCCCGCGGCCCGCACACGAACGGACAGCGCACAGCAGGTTCTGGACTTCGTGAAGGAGAAGGGCCTCACGGTCGCATGGATCCTCGACACCCACCCGCACGCCGATCACCTCATGGCCTCCGCCTGGCTGAAGGAACAGACCGGCGCGCCCACCGCCATAGGCGAGAAGGTGCGCGAGATCGCCGTGCTGTGGCGCGAACTTTACAACCTGCCCGACGCCTTCGACCCGGACCGCGACTTCGACCGCCTCTTCGCCGACGGCGACACCTTCAGGCTGGGCGACATCGAGGTGCGGGTCATGCTGTCCCCCGGCCACACGCTGGGCTCGGTCACCTATGTCATGGGGGATGCGGCCTTCGTGCACGACACCTTCATGCACGTCGATTCCGGCACCTCGCGCGCCGATTTCCCCGGCGGTTCGTCGAAGGATCTGTGGAATTCGCTCCAGGCGATCCTGTCGCTGCCGGACGACACCCGCCTGAACGTCGGCCACGACTATCCACCGGTGGACGGACGCGAAGACCCGGCATGGGAGGCGACCGTGGCCGAACACCGCGCCCACAACAAGCACATCGGCGGCAACGTGACAGAGGCCGAATACCGCAAGCTCCGCGACGAACGCGACGCCACGCTGTCGCTGCCAGACCGGATGCTGCACGCGCTTCAGGTCAACCTGCGCGGTGGGCGCCTGCCCGCCGCCGAGGCCGACGGCAACCGCTATTTCAAGATCCCCGCGAACAGGTTCTGA
- a CDS encoding urate hydroxylase PuuD has protein sequence MYDIATIGAWMEFAVRWLHVITAIAWIGSSFYFIALDLGLHRDRNLASGADGEEWQVHGGGFYHIQKYLVAPDQMPGDLVWFKWESYWTWISGFALLTIVYYFGAEFYLVDPRVADLAGWQAICISILSLVLGWVAYDQICKSPIGKNMNLLMGVLFVIIVLMALFYTSVFSGRAAMLHLGAFTATIMTGNVAMIIIPNQKVVVADLLAGRKPDPKYGYIAKQRSTHNNYLTLPVLFLMLSNHYPLAFASEYNWLIASLVFLMGVTIRHFFNTVHARKGNPHWTWLATAILFIIVMWLSTAPLYREDEDPVEEAQGAALRFAEAEGFDEVHDIVLGRCSMCHAAEPGYGPFLWAPKNVRLETADQIARQARAIYLQAGVTHAMPPANLSYMEEDERAAIRRWFRAAEKG, from the coding sequence ATGTACGATATCGCCACCATCGGCGCCTGGATGGAGTTCGCCGTCCGATGGCTGCATGTCATCACCGCCATCGCCTGGATCGGATCGTCGTTCTATTTCATCGCGCTGGACCTCGGGCTGCACCGCGACCGGAATCTCGCATCGGGCGCGGACGGCGAGGAATGGCAGGTGCACGGCGGCGGTTTCTACCACATCCAGAAGTACCTGGTGGCGCCGGATCAGATGCCGGGCGACCTCGTCTGGTTCAAATGGGAAAGCTACTGGACGTGGATCTCGGGCTTCGCGCTCCTGACCATCGTCTATTATTTCGGGGCGGAATTCTACCTTGTCGACCCGCGTGTCGCGGACCTGGCGGGGTGGCAGGCGATCTGCATTTCCATTCTGTCGCTGGTGCTGGGCTGGGTGGCCTACGACCAGATCTGCAAGTCGCCCATCGGGAAGAACATGAACCTGCTGATGGGGGTGCTGTTCGTCATCATCGTGCTGATGGCGTTGTTCTACACGTCGGTCTTCAGCGGGCGGGCGGCGATGCTGCACCTCGGCGCCTTCACCGCGACGATCATGACCGGCAACGTGGCGATGATCATCATCCCGAACCAGAAGGTCGTGGTGGCGGACCTGCTGGCGGGGCGGAAGCCCGATCCGAAGTACGGCTACATCGCAAAGCAGCGGTCCACGCACAACAACTACCTGACGCTGCCAGTGCTGTTCCTGATGCTGTCGAACCATTACCCGCTGGCGTTTGCGAGCGAATACAACTGGCTGATCGCATCTCTGGTGTTCCTGATGGGGGTCACGATCCGCCATTTCTTCAACACGGTGCATGCGCGAAAGGGCAATCCGCACTGGACGTGGCTGGCCACGGCCATCCTGTTCATCATCGTGATGTGGCTGTCGACGGCGCCGCTCTACCGCGAAGATGAAGATCCGGTGGAAGAGGCGCAGGGCGCGGCGCTGCGCTTTGCGGAGGCCGAGGGCTTTGACGAGGTGCACGATATCGTGCTGGGCCGCTGTTCGATGTGCCACGCGGCGGAACCGGGGTATGGTCCGTTCCTGTGGGCGCCGAAGAACGTGCGGCTGGAAACGGCGGACCAGATCGCGCGTCAGGCGCGGGCGATTTACCTGCAGGCGGGCGTGACGCATGCCATGCCACCGGCCAACCTGTCCTACATGGAAGAGGATGAGCGCGCCGCCATCCGTCGCTGGTTCCGGGCGGCGGAAAAGGGCTGA
- a CDS encoding aspartate aminotransferase family protein, translating to MTILTINSPTAELQALDAAHHIHPFTHASGLKEKGARIITRAEGCWLQDSEGNRILDAMAGLWCVNVGYGRDELAGVAARQMRDLPFYNTFFQTSHVPAINLAARLAELAPGDLNHVFFANSGSEANDTNLRMVRTYWAEKGEPQRDQIIARWNGYHGSSVGSGSLGGMKGIHAQGGMPIPGIHHIDQPYWYLEGGDMTPEEFGLARARLLEEKILELGQDKVAAFIAEPIQGAGGVIVPPSTYWPEIQRIVDKYGILLIADEVICGFGRTGEWFGSQTMDIRPDIMTVAKGLSSGYQPIGASIVSDAVEAVIGGVEFNHGYTYSGHPVACAVALENLRLLDEEGIVARARDHVAPYLKERFESLTDHPLVGEATIVGLMGSIALTPDKASRAQFAGEAGQAGYICRERCFANNLIMRHVNDRMIISPPLVISHEEIDTLIARAWKSLDEAHATLQEQGLMVAVPTV from the coding sequence ATGACCATCCTGACCATCAATTCCCCCACCGCCGAGCTTCAGGCGCTGGACGCGGCGCACCACATCCATCCGTTCACCCATGCGAGCGGGCTGAAGGAAAAGGGCGCGCGGATCATCACCCGGGCCGAGGGCTGCTGGCTGCAGGACAGCGAGGGCAATCGTATCCTCGACGCCATGGCGGGCCTCTGGTGCGTGAACGTCGGCTACGGGCGCGACGAACTGGCCGGGGTTGCGGCGCGGCAGATGCGCGACCTGCCGTTCTACAACACGTTCTTCCAGACCAGCCACGTTCCGGCGATCAACCTGGCGGCGCGGCTGGCGGAGCTGGCGCCGGGCGACCTGAACCATGTGTTCTTCGCGAACTCAGGGTCCGAGGCGAACGATACCAACCTGCGTATGGTGCGGACCTACTGGGCGGAGAAGGGTGAGCCGCAGCGCGACCAGATCATCGCGCGGTGGAACGGCTACCACGGGTCGTCGGTGGGGTCCGGCAGCCTTGGCGGGATGAAGGGCATTCACGCGCAGGGCGGCATGCCGATCCCCGGCATCCATCACATCGACCAGCCCTATTGGTATCTCGAAGGCGGCGACATGACGCCGGAGGAGTTCGGGCTGGCGCGGGCGCGTCTGCTGGAGGAGAAGATCCTGGAGCTCGGGCAGGACAAGGTGGCGGCCTTCATCGCGGAGCCGATCCAGGGCGCCGGTGGGGTGATCGTGCCGCCCTCGACCTACTGGCCGGAAATCCAGCGCATCGTCGACAAGTACGGCATCCTGCTGATCGCCGACGAGGTGATCTGCGGCTTTGGCCGGACCGGCGAGTGGTTCGGGTCGCAGACCATGGACATCCGTCCCGACATCATGACGGTCGCGAAGGGGTTGTCCTCGGGCTACCAGCCGATCGGCGCGTCGATCGTGTCGGACGCGGTGGAAGCGGTGATCGGCGGCGTGGAGTTCAACCACGGCTACACCTATTCCGGCCATCCGGTGGCTTGCGCCGTGGCGCTGGAGAACCTGCGGCTGCTGGACGAGGAAGGCATCGTGGCACGGGCGCGGGACCACGTGGCGCCCTATCTCAAGGAGCGGTTCGAATCGCTGACCGACCATCCGCTGGTGGGCGAGGCGACGATTGTCGGGTTGATGGGGTCGATTGCTCTGACGCCGGACAAGGCATCGCGCGCGCAGTTCGCGGGCGAGGCGGGGCAGGCGGGCTACATCTGCCGGGAGCGGTGCTTTGCCAACAACCTGATCATGCGGCACGTGAACGACCGGATGATCATTTCGCCGCCGCTGGTGATCTCTCACGAAGAGATCGACACGCTGATCGCGCGCGCGTGGAAGAGCCTCGACGAGGCGCATGCCACGTTGCAGGAACAGGGGCTGATGGTGGCGGTGCCCACGGTCTGA